One segment of Alnus glutinosa chromosome 2, dhAlnGlut1.1, whole genome shotgun sequence DNA contains the following:
- the LOC133859999 gene encoding glycine-rich protein HC1-like — translation MGSKAFPLLGLLLAAIVLLIISSEVAARDLAQTSSNQKNVEATKGSNSGGGGFDDGGLGGKHSCKNGCCNYNYESGGGCRRCCP, via the exons ATGGGTTCCAAGGCTTTTCCTTTGCTAGGTCTTTTGTTGGCAGCCATTGTTCTTCTCATCATCTCTTCGGAGGTCGCAGCGAGGGACCTGGCTCAGACTTCCTCTAATCAGAAAAATG TGGAGGCCACCAAAGGGTCCAATTCTGGAGGAGGTGGTTTTGATGATGGTGGACTTGGCGGAAAACATTCCTGCAAGAATGGCTGTTGTAATTATAACTATGAAAGTGGCGGGGGCTGCCGTAGATGCTGCCCTTAA